The Glycine soja cultivar W05 chromosome 15, ASM419377v2, whole genome shotgun sequence region AAGAGAATCAgctagattaaataatatttaatttaataaagataaaaaatattctccATGATTTTTTTGATATTCGAATTGCTCTCTTAAAAATAGGAAGCGATTTCCATTTTGTTTAGGCAAAATTGTAAAATTCGTCCCTCACTTTATCTCTAATTATGGATTTGAtccccctataatttaattcacaaatttggtcccccagttttataaatccctgcAAAATTGGTTTTGGAAGCCCAatttggacgttgaccgttaacctCAGACGTTGACTGCCACGTGTCAACGTCTGAGTGATTCCCTGTAAAGACTTcattttttaggtaaaattgcatttttggtcccccagttttactccaatttcgattttggtcTCCCTGTAGTTCAATTCACACATTTCGTCCCCgagttttataaatccctttatAAATTGTTCCTGCAAAATTGGTTTTTTTGAATGGTTTAGCCACTGGTGCTAAAGACATGGTAGATCTTGATAAATCTCGCACTTCTTTTTCATTGCAAGTTTTTCACTCACTTGGAACCCAGAGAAAAATCACTCTTTGTCTCTCTCCCACTTCCGGGATTGTTCAACTTGGGAAAGTGGCGCATGAATTCCAACCTGGGTCTGAAATTTTCAGATCTCTTACTTTAACAGGTTCTGTAATAacctcctattttttttctttttttgctcctCCATGCGGTATTATGTGTATACGACTGCTTAAGTGACCTATGTATGacaatgttatttttgtttgaaatacaatttctccaataatgaaatttgactgaatttataaagggatttataaaactgggaACCAAATGtgcgaattaaattataaggggaccaaaattgaaattggagTAAAATTGTGGGACCAAAAGTAcaattttacctaaaaaaatgaAGCCTTTACAAGGAACCACTCAGACGTTGACACGTGGCAGTCACACGTGGCattgacacgtgacagtcaacgtctgaggttaacggtcaacgtccaaatCGAACTTTCAGGACCAATTTTGCAAGGATTTATAAAACTAGGGAGctaaatttatgaattaaattataggagaaccaaatctaaaaattagagataaattggggaccaaaaatacaattttaccttttatttaaGATTTGAAATGCAAATCAGTTGGTTTGTGGATGAGGAGAACGTGCCAAAAATATATGAGCAGTTATCAAAAGGTGGATCAGTTATAATATACAATAGTCATCTGATTTCAACAACCAAAATCGAAGGATTGAATGTAAAATCAACATATGGTTTTTGGAAGAGGATAACATGCCTAGAATATAGGAGTAGTTATCAGAAGGTGGATCAACTAAAATATACAACAGTCTAATGAATTTCAGCAATTGTCAGTCAATTTGAGCATCCAAAAtcacttgattaaaaaataacttcatgTCATGTTCTAGGTAGTTAGTAAGTGGGAAATAACGAACTGGTTTAGTAGTGGATACAAGTTCTTAGTCTATAATAGACCTTATACTTTAAATTTAAGAACAAAGTCAATCCAAAACACAAATCTATTTTATCTTTcattcattttacttttctttactatttctatctttatcactttaatttaaagctttcctttatttatagcctttccacttttacttttttagcaaatcctatctttttttcttccttttcttttcaagtACATCAAATATTTTCCAGATTAAATTAAGAACTCATTATTGAGAAGCAAATTTACACACTTTGGAATCATGTTTAAGCCGTTAATTAACCGATTCAAATGATTGATTTTCACGAGACAACATAAAAATCGCgagattttgtaaattttgaaataaaaataatgagcaAAGTTTTTGGATAAGTTGAATTGTTAGgaattatttgtttgtttagaAGGGATTAAACAATTACAACGTACTGCATATCTATATGATAAAATAGGCAATTTTGTTATCGACTATTAACTTTATTCATGAATtgtatgatatattatttttaacacaTTCCTCGTtattaagtaaattttatttctagtaaaaaaataaattttatatctatcttactaaataattaaagaataatgtttttcttaaagataataataatgtgttaaaatatatatttctaatatttctgtgtcataatataatatttattagaataCAAAATAGCACTGTATTTTAAGCCGCCTTCATCAATTGAATTACTTTTATAGTTcaaaattgttaataaaatcttccgtcaaaaattaaaaagtattgtCAATTTACATTTCTTTGTTGTCTATTAGGATATAAGATGATAAGCACAATTAAAGAATCTCAAATGAAACATTATAATCGGAATTGATCATATATGGAAGAAAacatttgataataataaagagaagaaatacacatatttattaatttataggcTAAATAGTTGGGGAGGGAAAGTTGGTGCTCTTTGCCTGACAGCCACAGATAGCTCTAGAATATGTGTTATAGGCTAAATAGTAGGTATTTTGTTCCTCTAAGTCACTAATTTATGGCTGAATGTTTTGACACtacaagataataataataatgttaacaGTCTATAAATCAATCAGTCCTGTCAGcaactataaaaataataatattaacaataaaaaggaaaaattattttaattgattaactgacaacaaaagataaaaaataaaatataaaaatacaatcaTCAATATCTATATACTAAAATTGAAGTATgtggaaaatactaaaataccCATGGCTGAGAGCTTGACAGCTGTccaattttttggttttttggtcAAAATACCCATAGCTGAGAGCTTGACAGctgtccattttttttttgtttgttggtCATTTTATAGCCCTCCATCTTTGTTGTGGTTTTGTGCCACCTCGCTGCCATGTGTCTCCCTATGAACTTTTTTTCCTGCTGCCAACTCCATGTATCATTTCCTCCGTTTATCTCttcctcttttctctttttttttttcggaaaCTGAAATTTCCCCGGAATGCTGAAGCCACCCGCTTTTTGCAATGCAttctttgttcttcttcttcttcatttgttgCTCGCTTTGGTCTCTGCACGAGGATCTCACAGAACCACTTGGAACATTCTCACCTGTTCGTGTTGTTTCCTTTCACTCTTCTTTCTAttcctttttgtgtttttttcgcTTCTTCACGTTTTGCTTAGAAAATGCACCCCagaaaaagagaaagcaaaaaattaacaGGTTTTATTTTTGGAACAGGCTACAGTAACAACAGCGGCTTTGGCAAAGAAGTTGTCGGAGAAATTAAGAGGAAGATAGaggttcttttattttgattttattaaaatggtgtttatgttttttttgtctgattttttgtggtttttttgGATACTTCGTtgttattttttccttaaactCATATTTCTGATATTGTTCATAGTTTTATGGGATAATCTACGAGGTAAgctataatttttatgtattttcctcAGTGCTTAATTATCTGGATTTGCATGCAAGGGTGTCTATGGCTCAGTGGTATTTTTAGTGCTCACAGTTATGCATTTTCTGATCATGTTCATTAGGACATTTATTGGTTGCAGGTTATGTGTTTGATCAAATGTCAAGATGATATTTTTGGGtatgttttcttatttcttattttaattttaaatttgtggcactttaaaaattatttatttttcacatgggATATATTTTCATTCCATCATTTTAATAGATTTGTATTTAGAATTGTATATTTATATGTGtatagtttcttttttaaataacactGATATTCGAGCACTatgaatttatatatgaaatcctCTTTTGACATGTCTATTCCCATTGTCTGCATGATTATTTTTAGTGCTCACAGTTATGCATTTTATGATCATGTTCATTAGGACATTTGTTGGTTTCAAGTTATGCATTTTTTGATCATGTTCATTAGGACATTTGTTGGTTGTAGGTTATGTGTTTGATCAAATGTCAAGATGATATTTTTGGGTATGTtttcatatttcttattttaattttaagtgtcacttttaaaattatttatttttcacatgggATATATTTTCATTCCAACATTTTAATAGATTTGTATTTAGAATTGTATATTTATATGTGTATAGTTTCTTTCTTAAATAACACTCATATTCGAGCactatgaatatatatatatatatatatatatatatatatatatatatatatatatatatatatatatatatgtatgtatgtatgtatgtatgtatgtgtgtgtgtgtgtgtgtgtgtgtgtgtactaGCAATGTCATGCAATGCAAGAGATGAGCTTGGATTTGTGTTTACCATTTTTGAAAATGCAGGAAGAGCAGTAAGCATAAGGTATTGTTTTCTAGGTAGAGAATCTCATATTCTTATAGTCTATGTttctattatgtttttgttttgtttggtatgtttaaaaataattgaaatatctTCATTTCTTTGATATCATGTCTCCTTGATGTGGCAGTGACTTCAAAGATATATTTGATGTAGATCATTTCATTACCTCCTTGAGAGGCGAGATTCGAATAATAAAGATACTGCCACCTAAGGTCAAGAAAAGAGTTGAACTAGGATTATTATACTCAATGCCACCCATTAGCTGGTCTAATATCTCATACTATGAAAATCAAGTATTTTGCTTGGTTCACATTATCTTTGCACTTATCAGATTTTGACTCAGTTCTTTATTCCAAGTTAGCAACTAATTGTCCTTAACTACTTAAACAGGTCCTTCCTCTATTGCTGAAACACAAGGTCATACAGCTAAATAGAACAAATGCTAGACTTGCAAATAATGGACTACCTGGTGAGATTCAGAAGCTACGATGCCGAGTAAACTTCAATGCTTTGAGGTTTACTACTCAGATAGAAGAACTTGGCAGAATGATGGTCAAGGTTTTGAGGGAAAAGCGGCCTTTCCTTGCACTTCATCTTAGATATGAGATGGACATGTTGGCCTTCTCTGGCTGTGCTCATGATTGTTACAGcaaagaggaggaggaactcATAAGGATGAGGTAATATGAATCTTGCATCTTTTGAAATCAGCACTGttcaatgtgtgtgtgtgtatatatatatatatatatatatatatatatatatatatatatatatatatataaattatctcGCAGCAACacgtttccttttttttccactttctccttttgtttttcttttctcactttaaattttttaaaaattgtgcaaAGCACAGGCCCAcacctaattttttattataaagttaacaaaaatagaaataacaatattttcttataCGTATATTTTTGGATTCTAATGATATTGTGTAtttgattatataaataaaataaagaagacaTGTACAATTCTTTTAATGTAATAGGAATTACTGATTTATCAAGtctatttttgttatgtttaGTCTGTTAACAATTACCATAAGTAATTACTGATTTTACTCCTTATGATATTGTGTGTATATGTAAATTTGTTTGGGCCCCTTGGGTGGAGTATCCTCAGGTATAGggtattttgtttttctgaatTATGATGGAAAAAACACTGACTTGACTGATGGATAAGGTTGTGTTTGCAAAAATTGATTGTTCAAGTGCTTGCGGTGTGAAGAATCCATGATTCACTTGGGAAGGATATCACATTTTTGTGTTAATTCCTCACAATGTATTTGATTGTGCAAGTAGAAGATTTGCTTTATATTAactacaattttctttaatattgcattctttttctttattttcttttaggtGGATTTGACATAATGCATGCTGCAGCAAGGTAATTTGAATTTCGTGATTAggtgtttttggttttgtttaagcGTAAGAAATATTTcgtactattattattattattattattattattattattattattattattattattattattattattattattatgtttcagGGCTTATGATCGAGTTGTGATCAAGTTCCGTGGCGTTGATGCGGATATCAAAAGGAAATCGACCTTTCTAAAATGTCAATGATGATTCAACAGGTCTCTGAATCATTTGTAAATTAGTTAGTAATTTAACCTATTattgtaagaaaataaaattattgtatcatttaatcattttaaaaattcacaaatatttattgtttaagaagtttcattcttttttttttttttacgattttGGTTTGGCTTTGAGGATGGGTTGGGTAGCCATGCTTTATCTCGTCGTCGTTCCTGCCCTCAATCGAGTTTCCCTTTTTGTGCTTAGCTTTAGACTATAAATTTAGCCTCCGAGTTTAAtttggggtttggtttggtttcagCGATTATCTGAACAAACTTCTCCTAATCGGCGACTGTTCCGTTGGAAAATCTTGCTTGCTTCTCAGATTCGTTGTGAGTTATCACTTTATTTGCTTCTCCTAATCTTTCTTTTTGATCACTTCCTTTGTTTCTTCGTTTCGTTTCAGGATGACTCCTAGGTCGATAGCTACGTAAGTACTATTGGAGTTGATTTCGTAATTATcactcttcttctctttttttatttctatttatggCCCAacactcatttttattt contains the following coding sequences:
- the LOC114386103 gene encoding rhamnogalacturonan I rhamnosyltransferase 1-like, with the translated sequence MPPISWSNISYYENQVLPLLLKHKVIQLNRTNARLANNGLPGEIQKLRCRVNFNALRFTTQIEELGRMMVKVLREKRPFLALHLRYEMDMLAFSGCAHDCYSKEEEELIRMR